In the Streptomyces fradiae ATCC 10745 = DSM 40063 genome, one interval contains:
- a CDS encoding S8 family peptidase has product MRPSARWASVALLLLLPLTAAPATAAESDAEPARTSPAPLLTHEVDGIDGQYIVTLRPDVASAQAARLAGVTPLHSYQRVLNGFAAKLTPAQLAAVRAMPEVAAVEQDARVVAAPVEDRAPAVRVTASSWGLDRIDQPYLPLNGRYEVTATGAGAYAFILDSGIDYAHPEFAGRVYFGYDAMGDGRRGQDCNGHGTHVAGTVGGSVHGVAREVGLVSLRVLGCDGRGSWSGVIGGLEWAAGNAGGRSVVLNASLGGPRSAAVDAATNALFDRGVLPVVAAGNEASDACGTSPAGAERALTVGASDHLDQEARFSNFGPCLDVYAPGTQIRSARLGGGSVALDGTSMASPHVAGVAALYKARNPSATPAAVGGWILEQSVKNALTVSKTSPSRLLQTGGL; this is encoded by the coding sequence ATGAGACCGTCCGCGCGCTGGGCGTCCGTCGCCCTGCTGCTGCTCCTGCCGCTGACGGCGGCCCCCGCCACCGCCGCCGAGTCCGACGCGGAACCGGCCCGGACGTCGCCCGCGCCGCTGCTGACCCACGAGGTGGACGGGATCGACGGCCAGTACATCGTCACGCTGCGGCCGGACGTGGCCTCCGCGCAGGCCGCACGGCTCGCCGGGGTCACCCCGCTGCACTCGTACCAGCGGGTGCTCAACGGCTTCGCCGCGAAGCTGACCCCCGCCCAGCTCGCCGCCGTCCGCGCGATGCCGGAGGTCGCGGCCGTCGAGCAGGACGCGCGGGTGGTCGCCGCGCCCGTGGAGGACCGGGCTCCCGCCGTGCGCGTCACCGCGAGCAGCTGGGGCCTGGACCGGATCGACCAGCCGTACCTGCCGCTGAACGGACGCTACGAGGTCACCGCGACCGGCGCGGGCGCCTACGCGTTCATCCTCGACTCCGGCATCGACTACGCCCATCCGGAGTTCGCCGGACGGGTCTACTTCGGGTACGACGCGATGGGCGACGGGCGGCGCGGCCAGGACTGCAACGGCCACGGCACCCATGTCGCCGGCACGGTCGGCGGTTCCGTGCACGGGGTCGCCCGCGAGGTGGGCCTGGTCAGCCTGCGCGTCCTCGGCTGCGACGGCCGGGGCAGCTGGTCGGGTGTGATCGGCGGCCTCGAGTGGGCCGCCGGCAACGCGGGCGGCCGCTCCGTCGTGCTCAACGCCTCCCTGGGCGGCCCCCGTTCCGCGGCCGTCGACGCGGCGACGAACGCCCTCTTCGACCGGGGCGTCCTGCCCGTGGTCGCCGCGGGCAACGAGGCGTCCGACGCGTGCGGCACCTCCCCCGCGGGCGCCGAACGGGCCCTGACGGTCGGCGCCTCCGACCACCTCGACCAGGAGGCGCGATTCTCCAACTTCGGTCCGTGCCTGGACGTCTACGCGCCCGGTACGCAGATCAGGTCGGCGCGGCTGGGCGGCGGCAGCGTCGCCCTCGACGGCACGTCGATGGCGAGCCCGCACGTCGCCGGGGTGGCCGCGCTGTACAAGGCGCGCAACCCCTCGGCGACGCCCGCCGCCGTCGGCGGGTGGATCCTGGAGCAGTCCGTGAAGAACGCCCTGACCGTGTCGAAGACGTCGCCCAGCCGGCTCCTCCAGACCGGCGGGCTGTGA
- a CDS encoding dienelactone hydrolase family protein — MTAYVLVGEAFTGGWLWDEVAGRLRGAGAEVHAATLPAGPGTDLEDHVRHVVRLVDGAAAGRVVLVGHGYGIHPVLGAADRRPERTARVVHVDAGMPQDGDPALKLVPDAAVRERLLAPGGGADPVAPPAAPGDWARWGSTEGVPADALERLTRLAVPQPPATLTAPLRLTGAAAKAPTTGVLCTANGAGIATVQGLVHLGDPRLQALAAPRVTFFELPTGHWPMLSAPADLADALRAAAAGGGHRLTPAGDGPPPHLRPFLLDVPERPRERHGSTDLYLPDGAAPERPAPAVVLVHGGPVPAGVAPTPRDWPAFTGYARYLAGLGAVAATVDHRLHDLGDYPRAADDVAAAVRLVRDDPRVDADRIALWFFSAGSLLAADWLAAPPPWLRCVAATYPLLAPLPAWGMDETRFRPAAAVGAAGRLPLVITRVERERPEIAATVAGFLARAADRGAAVEVVDVPGGQHGFETVDHTEEARKAVADAARRVVGHLRS, encoded by the coding sequence ATGACGGCGTACGTACTGGTGGGAGAGGCGTTCACCGGCGGATGGCTCTGGGACGAGGTGGCCGGACGGCTGCGCGGGGCGGGCGCCGAGGTGCACGCGGCGACCCTCCCGGCCGGCCCCGGCACCGACCTGGAGGACCACGTGCGGCACGTGGTGCGGCTCGTGGACGGGGCCGCCGCCGGCCGCGTGGTGCTCGTCGGCCACGGATACGGCATCCACCCGGTGCTGGGCGCCGCCGACCGGCGGCCCGAGCGGACCGCCCGCGTCGTCCACGTGGACGCCGGCATGCCCCAGGACGGCGACCCGGCGCTGAAACTGGTCCCCGACGCCGCCGTACGGGAACGGCTGCTCGCCCCCGGCGGCGGCGCCGACCCGGTGGCGCCGCCCGCCGCGCCCGGCGACTGGGCCCGCTGGGGCAGCACCGAGGGCGTCCCCGCCGACGCGCTGGAGCGGCTCACCCGGCTGGCCGTTCCGCAGCCGCCCGCCACCCTCACCGCCCCCCTGCGGCTGACCGGCGCGGCGGCGAAGGCCCCCACCACCGGCGTGCTCTGCACGGCCAACGGCGCGGGCATCGCCACCGTCCAGGGGCTCGTCCACCTGGGCGACCCCCGCCTCCAGGCGCTCGCCGCACCGCGCGTGACCTTCTTCGAACTGCCCACCGGCCACTGGCCCATGCTGTCCGCCCCCGCCGACCTCGCCGACGCGCTGCGCGCCGCCGCGGCCGGCGGGGGACACCGGCTGACCCCGGCCGGCGACGGACCGCCCCCGCACCTGCGGCCCTTCCTGCTCGACGTGCCCGAGCGGCCCCGCGAGCGGCACGGGAGCACCGACCTGTACCTCCCCGACGGCGCCGCTCCCGAACGGCCCGCGCCCGCCGTGGTGCTCGTCCACGGCGGTCCGGTGCCCGCCGGGGTCGCGCCGACGCCCCGCGACTGGCCCGCGTTCACCGGCTACGCCCGGTACCTCGCCGGGCTCGGCGCCGTCGCCGCCACGGTCGACCACCGGCTGCACGACCTGGGCGACTACCCGCGCGCCGCCGACGACGTGGCGGCCGCCGTGCGGCTCGTACGGGACGATCCGCGGGTGGACGCCGACCGGATCGCCCTGTGGTTCTTCTCGGCCGGGAGCCTGCTGGCGGCGGACTGGCTGGCCGCGCCGCCCCCGTGGCTGCGCTGCGTGGCCGCCACGTACCCGCTGCTCGCTCCGCTGCCGGCCTGGGGAATGGACGAGACCCGGTTCCGCCCCGCCGCGGCGGTCGGCGCCGCCGGGCGGCTGCCGCTCGTGATCACGCGGGTGGAGCGGGAGCGCCCCGAGATCGCGGCGACCGTCGCCGGGTTCCTCGCCCGCGCCGCCGACCGCGGGGCGGCGGTCGAGGTGGTCGACGTGCCCGGCGGGCAGCACGGCTTCGAGACCGTCGACCACACGGAGGAGGCCCGGAAGGCCGTGGCGGACGCCGCGCGCCGGGTCGTCGGCCACCTGCGGTCCTGA
- a CDS encoding M64 family metallopeptidase: MRLFASRSTLTAAGVAVAVAAALAAGPGTAVAGPAPAPPAPAERVEVEVPGPERGGFAGSGHVTVPAAGLGRPAPRLSGAAAETDGTVTKIVDGGPTGDRLDVVVIGDGYTAAELPRFHDDARAKWGEITAVEPYTTYRNLFNVWTVDAVSRQSGVTGDPDRATVRDTALGAYFWCGDIERLLCVDQERVDAYVALAPEADLVIVLANSAKYGGAGYNERSETLGYAGISTASARNAQSGQVAVHETGHSLGGLADEYFYPGTPGYERYTGKEPGEPNTSTLDAGRMAARQAKWYRWLGEESPDGGRVGAFEGGGYFETGLYRPTDGSLMRFLDKPFNLPGVEAMIAGFYRYARPATALTPPGTTLTGGRPAAVSVPRLTGPDGRQLTIRWSLDGRDLPHLAGRTEVRPGQLGLRKPDFRTHRLTVTVEDRTDAVRDPALARTLRTTFDWRVRR, from the coding sequence GTGCGCCTCTTCGCCTCGCGCAGCACACTGACGGCGGCCGGTGTCGCCGTCGCCGTGGCCGCCGCCCTCGCCGCCGGACCCGGCACCGCCGTCGCGGGCCCCGCCCCCGCGCCCCCCGCCCCCGCCGAGCGGGTGGAGGTGGAGGTCCCCGGCCCCGAACGCGGCGGCTTCGCCGGATCCGGTCACGTCACCGTCCCCGCGGCGGGGCTCGGCCGGCCCGCGCCCCGGCTCAGCGGGGCGGCCGCCGAGACCGACGGCACCGTCACCAAGATCGTCGACGGCGGCCCCACCGGCGACCGCCTCGACGTCGTCGTCATCGGTGACGGCTACACCGCGGCCGAACTGCCCCGGTTCCACGACGACGCCCGCGCCAAGTGGGGCGAGATCACCGCCGTCGAGCCGTACACGACGTACCGGAACCTCTTCAACGTCTGGACCGTCGACGCCGTCTCCCGCCAGTCCGGCGTGACCGGCGACCCGGACCGCGCCACCGTCCGGGACACCGCGCTCGGCGCGTACTTCTGGTGCGGCGACATCGAACGGCTCCTGTGCGTCGACCAGGAGCGGGTCGACGCCTACGTGGCGCTCGCCCCCGAGGCCGACCTCGTCATCGTCCTCGCCAACAGCGCCAAGTACGGCGGCGCCGGCTACAACGAGCGGAGCGAGACCCTCGGCTACGCCGGCATCTCCACCGCCTCGGCCCGCAACGCCCAGTCCGGGCAGGTCGCCGTCCACGAGACCGGCCACTCCCTCGGCGGCCTCGCCGACGAGTACTTCTACCCGGGCACCCCCGGCTACGAGCGCTACACCGGCAAGGAGCCCGGCGAGCCGAACACCTCCACCCTGGACGCCGGCCGCATGGCCGCCCGGCAGGCCAAGTGGTACCGCTGGCTCGGCGAGGAGTCGCCGGACGGCGGCAGGGTCGGCGCCTTCGAGGGCGGCGGCTACTTCGAGACCGGGCTGTACCGCCCCACGGACGGCTCCCTCATGCGCTTCCTGGACAAGCCGTTCAACCTGCCGGGCGTCGAGGCGATGATCGCCGGGTTCTACCGGTACGCCCGCCCCGCCACCGCCCTCACCCCGCCCGGCACCACGCTCACCGGTGGCCGCCCGGCCGCCGTCAGCGTCCCCCGCCTCACCGGCCCCGACGGACGGCAGCTCACCATCCGCTGGTCCCTCGACGGCCGCGACCTGCCGCACCTGGCCGGCCGCACCGAGGTGCGCCCCGGCCAACTGGGGCTGCGCAAGCCCGACTTCCGCACCCACCGGCTCACCGTCACGGTGGAGGACCGCACGGACGCCGTGCGCGACCCGGCGCTCGCCCGCACCCTTCGCACCACCTTCGACTGGCGCGTCCGCCGCTGA
- a CDS encoding helix-turn-helix domain-containing protein, producing MDGPAEIGRRVQRLRTALGLTQRQLAEPSYTAAYVSTLEAGRVRPSETALRFLAGRLGTSYEELATGRPAHLATELRAGLTDAQRVLATGSAAEAATLYEGLLADAERHGLAPERAEAHLGLGDCALETGALQEAGRHFREAERLLAGEPAPRRARAVRGRAVAHLLAGELRYACYLLESAIDELTGGGLADPEALVMLYAASIGPYMDMGAHARAAHAAELALALAPRVDDPALVAGMHRQVARTFLAEGRTADADASLAKAQAMYRQLRLGTDLAHCHWMRGYVKAQSGELDAAERELRTARDMLAARRAALFAAQVEVELADVLRRLGRHEEAAALLAPVLDLDLDDGRGAVHAGGAHRLLGLIAEERGDAEAAEEHYVLALGLLERSGATGDLADLCRLLGDLLRRTGRVEAALDAYRTGLGHRAAPGTTTLGPAPAAPPFRVAGGSGAAEAEGS from the coding sequence ATGGACGGACCGGCCGAGATCGGGCGCCGTGTGCAACGGCTGCGCACCGCGCTCGGGCTGACCCAGCGGCAGCTCGCGGAGCCGTCGTACACGGCGGCGTACGTGTCGACGCTGGAGGCGGGCCGGGTGCGGCCGTCCGAGACGGCGCTGCGCTTCCTCGCCGGCCGGCTCGGCACGTCGTACGAGGAACTGGCCACCGGCCGGCCCGCCCACCTCGCCACCGAACTGCGGGCCGGGCTGACGGACGCCCAGCGGGTGCTGGCGACCGGCAGCGCCGCCGAGGCCGCCACCCTGTACGAGGGGCTCCTCGCGGACGCCGAGCGGCACGGCCTGGCCCCCGAGCGGGCCGAGGCCCATCTCGGGCTCGGCGACTGCGCGCTGGAGACCGGCGCCCTCCAGGAGGCCGGCCGGCACTTCCGGGAGGCGGAGCGGCTGCTGGCCGGCGAGCCGGCGCCGCGCCGGGCCCGCGCGGTGCGCGGGAGGGCCGTCGCCCATCTGCTCGCCGGGGAGCTGCGCTACGCCTGCTACCTGCTGGAGTCCGCCATCGACGAGCTGACGGGCGGCGGCCTCGCCGACCCGGAGGCGCTGGTGATGCTGTACGCGGCGAGCATCGGCCCGTACATGGACATGGGCGCCCACGCGCGGGCGGCGCACGCGGCGGAACTGGCGCTCGCCCTGGCGCCGCGCGTGGACGACCCGGCGCTGGTGGCGGGGATGCACCGGCAGGTGGCGCGGACGTTCCTCGCCGAGGGGCGCACGGCCGACGCCGACGCCTCCCTGGCGAAGGCCCAGGCGATGTACCGGCAGCTGCGCCTCGGCACCGATCTGGCCCACTGCCACTGGATGCGCGGCTACGTCAAGGCGCAGAGCGGCGAACTGGACGCCGCGGAGCGGGAGCTGCGCACGGCGCGGGACATGCTGGCGGCCCGCCGGGCGGCGCTGTTCGCCGCGCAGGTGGAGGTCGAACTGGCGGACGTCCTGCGGCGGCTCGGCCGGCACGAGGAGGCCGCCGCCCTGCTGGCGCCGGTCCTGGACCTGGACCTGGACGACGGGCGCGGGGCCGTGCACGCGGGCGGCGCGCACCGGCTGCTGGGCCTCATCGCCGAGGAGCGGGGCGACGCGGAGGCCGCCGAGGAGCACTACGTGCTGGCCCTCGGCCTGCTGGAGCGCAGCGGGGCCACGGGGGACCTGGCCGACCTGTGCCGGCTGCTGGGCGACCTGCTGCGCCGCACGGGCCGGGTGGAGGCCGCCCTCGACGCGTACCGGACGGGGCTCGGCCACCGGGCGGCGCCCGGCACGACGACGCTCGGCCCGGCACCGGCCGCGCCCCCGTTCCGGGTGGCGGGGGGCTCGGGAGCGGCGGAGGCCGAGGGGAGCTGA
- a CDS encoding DUF5997 family protein — translation MTSHRTTQTMKPATAAKKLGVYLEATPEEFRKGVVSRDELNALQADPPEWLRELRRNGPHPRPVVAARLGVSISGLARGGVTEALTTEQIDALKEEDPEWLRRERATQAEVRKEAARIKEKRAEQSDDARS, via the coding sequence ATGACGTCGCACCGCACCACCCAGACGATGAAGCCCGCGACCGCGGCGAAGAAGCTGGGTGTCTACCTCGAGGCCACCCCCGAAGAGTTCCGGAAGGGTGTCGTCTCGCGGGACGAGCTGAACGCCCTCCAGGCCGACCCGCCCGAGTGGCTGAGGGAGCTGCGGCGCAACGGCCCGCACCCCCGGCCCGTGGTCGCGGCCCGGCTCGGCGTCTCCATCTCCGGCCTCGCCCGCGGCGGGGTCACCGAGGCGCTCACCACCGAGCAGATCGACGCCCTCAAGGAGGAGGACCCGGAGTGGCTGCGCAGGGAGCGCGCCACCCAGGCGGAGGTCCGCAAGGAGGCAGCCCGGATCAAGGAGAAGCGCGCCGAGCAGTCCGACGACGCGCGTTCCTGA
- a CDS encoding LysR family transcriptional regulator substrate-binding protein — protein MTGSEAPSPFRLAYVPGVTPAKWVGVWRERLPDVPLELVAVSAAEAQDVLRGGGADAGLVRLPVDRPYFSAIPLYTETTVVVVPKDHVIAAVDEVTAADLADEVVFHPLDDTLGWERPPGRPGFERPATTGDAVELVAANVGLLVVPQSLARLHHRRDLTYRTVTDVPQSQVALSWPEERTTDAVEDFIGIVRGRTVNSTRGRRPAGAAAEQPKQRPRRAASGTGAGTGGGARSRSTGGAGGSGGGGGAAKGARRGGGGAQGARKGRPRRRS, from the coding sequence GTGACAGGCTCGGAAGCACCCTCCCCGTTCAGGCTCGCGTACGTACCGGGCGTGACGCCCGCGAAGTGGGTGGGTGTCTGGCGGGAGCGGCTGCCCGACGTGCCGCTGGAGCTCGTCGCGGTGTCCGCCGCCGAGGCGCAGGACGTCCTGCGCGGGGGCGGCGCCGACGCCGGTCTCGTCCGGCTCCCGGTCGACCGCCCGTACTTCAGCGCCATCCCCCTGTACACGGAGACGACGGTCGTCGTGGTCCCGAAGGACCACGTCATCGCCGCCGTGGACGAGGTGACGGCCGCCGACCTCGCCGACGAGGTGGTCTTCCACCCGCTCGACGACACCCTCGGCTGGGAGCGCCCGCCGGGGCGGCCCGGCTTCGAGCGGCCCGCGACGACCGGGGACGCGGTGGAGCTGGTAGCGGCCAACGTCGGCCTGCTCGTCGTCCCCCAGTCGCTGGCCCGCCTGCACCACCGCAGGGACCTCACGTACCGGACGGTCACGGACGTGCCGCAGTCGCAGGTGGCGCTGTCGTGGCCGGAGGAGCGGACGACGGACGCGGTGGAGGACTTCATCGGGATCGTGCGCGGCAGGACGGTGAACAGCACGCGGGGCCGCCGCCCGGCCGGGGCCGCCGCCGAGCAGCCGAAGCAGAGGCCGCGGCGGGCCGCCTCCGGCACGGGGGCGGGGACGGGCGGCGGCGCCCGGTCCCGGAGCACCGGTGGCGCAGGCGGTTCCGGCGGCGGTGGTGGCGCGGCCAAGGGCGCGCGGCGCGGCGGCGGTGGTGCGCAGGGCGCCCGGAAGGGCCGGCCGCGCCGCCGTTCCTGA
- a CDS encoding DUF72 domain-containing protein codes for MVLLVGTSGWQYKDWRGAFYAAGTPQRLWLEAYAASFPTVEVNNAFYRLPSYGTFAAWRERTPPDFVVAVKASRFLTHVKRLRDPKEPVGRLLEHAAGLGDRLGPVLLQLPPTLRADAGLLGACLDAFPAGVRVAVEPRHPSWWSDAVRGALESRGAALCWADVRARPATPLWRTADWGYVRFHEGRARPWPRYGRRSLETWAGRIAGAWPAGGDVYAYFNNDPNAAAPADAAAFARAARTAGLAVARTPAHPPPGGGAGL; via the coding sequence ATGGTCCTTCTCGTCGGCACCTCGGGATGGCAGTACAAGGACTGGCGCGGCGCGTTCTACGCGGCCGGGACGCCGCAGCGGCTGTGGCTGGAGGCGTACGCGGCGTCCTTCCCGACCGTCGAGGTGAACAACGCCTTCTACCGGCTGCCGTCGTACGGGACGTTCGCCGCGTGGCGCGAGCGCACCCCGCCGGACTTCGTGGTCGCCGTGAAGGCCAGCCGCTTCCTGACGCACGTCAAGCGGCTGCGGGACCCGAAAGAGCCGGTGGGGCGGCTGCTGGAGCACGCCGCCGGGCTCGGGGACCGGCTGGGGCCCGTGCTGCTCCAGCTGCCGCCGACGCTGCGGGCCGACGCGGGGCTGCTCGGCGCCTGCCTGGACGCGTTCCCCGCCGGGGTGCGGGTCGCGGTGGAGCCGCGCCACCCGTCGTGGTGGTCGGACGCGGTGCGGGGCGCGCTGGAGTCGCGGGGCGCCGCGCTGTGCTGGGCGGACGTGCGGGCGAGGCCGGCGACCCCGCTGTGGCGGACGGCGGACTGGGGGTACGTGCGCTTCCACGAGGGGCGGGCCCGGCCGTGGCCGCGCTACGGGCGGCGGTCCCTCGAGACATGGGCGGGGCGGATCGCGGGCGCGTGGCCGGCGGGCGGGGACGTGTACGCGTACTTCAACAACGACCCGAACGCGGCGGCGCCCGCCGACGCCGCTGCCTTCGCGCGGGCGGCGCGCACGGCGGGGCTGGCGGTCGCCCGGACCCCGGCGCACCCGCCGCCGGGCGGGGGCGCGGGGTTGTAG